From Citricoccus sp. SGAir0253, a single genomic window includes:
- a CDS encoding aspartate aminotransferase family protein: MTAPSTTDTLPHPSAAAPDPAEDALLTGETAHRLVQHAGTATLLAASALVRAQGPTTGPDPEDLAGRFTAVDLDRPLGSTEAALAEAAGLYLDDAVYFHHPRYAAHLNCPVALPAVAAEALVTSINTSMDTWDQSAGATLVERRLVDWAAGRCGLGAAADGVFTSGGTQSNLQALLVARNRAVAGAGPLPGRLAGWRVYASADSHFSIVRSAAQLGLGAEAVVRVPVDRHHRMDAVALERAVERDRAAGLRPLAVVATAGTTDFGAIDPLEDAADVARGVGAWFHVDAAYGCGLLASPTRRHLLDGIERADSVTVDFHKSFFQPIGSSALLLRDGAHFAHITHHADYLNPHRDPASPNQVDKSLQTTRRFDALKLWVTLRSLGADTLGILFDATLDLAAEAGRLVADTPGLVLAAPVQLGTVVFRYEPALDDGRPAGSGGERPGDRHPDGTAAEGPGPGGTVPGPAAVDALNDAVRRALYRSGEAMVAATTVAGRRHLKLTLLNPRTTPEDVAAILDGILRHGRVLARTAVAA, translated from the coding sequence ATGACCGCACCCAGCACGACCGACACGCTGCCCCACCCGTCCGCCGCGGCGCCCGACCCGGCGGAGGACGCCCTCCTGACGGGGGAGACGGCCCACCGCCTGGTCCAGCACGCCGGCACCGCCACCCTGCTGGCCGCCTCCGCGCTGGTGCGGGCCCAGGGCCCGACCACGGGACCGGACCCCGAGGACCTCGCCGGCCGGTTCACGGCCGTGGACCTGGACCGCCCGCTGGGCTCCACGGAGGCGGCCCTGGCCGAGGCCGCGGGACTGTACCTGGACGACGCGGTCTACTTCCACCACCCGCGCTACGCCGCCCACCTCAACTGCCCCGTGGCGCTGCCGGCGGTCGCGGCCGAGGCGCTCGTGACGAGCATCAACACCTCCATGGACACGTGGGACCAGTCGGCCGGGGCCACCCTGGTCGAGCGGCGCCTCGTGGACTGGGCGGCCGGCCGCTGCGGGCTCGGGGCCGCGGCGGACGGCGTCTTCACGAGCGGCGGGACGCAGTCCAACCTGCAGGCGCTGCTCGTGGCCCGCAACCGCGCGGTGGCCGGCGCCGGCCCCCTGCCCGGCCGGCTGGCCGGCTGGCGCGTGTACGCCTCCGCGGACAGCCACTTCAGCATCGTCCGCTCGGCGGCCCAGCTCGGCCTGGGCGCCGAGGCCGTGGTGCGTGTCCCCGTGGACCGTCACCACCGCATGGACGCGGTCGCCCTGGAGCGGGCCGTCGAGCGGGACCGCGCCGCCGGGCTGCGGCCCCTGGCCGTCGTCGCCACGGCCGGGACGACCGACTTCGGGGCCATCGACCCCCTCGAGGACGCGGCCGACGTCGCCCGGGGCGTGGGGGCCTGGTTCCACGTGGACGCCGCCTACGGCTGCGGGCTGCTGGCCTCCCCCACGCGCCGGCACCTGCTGGACGGGATCGAGCGCGCCGACTCCGTGACCGTGGACTTCCACAAGTCCTTCTTCCAGCCGATCGGCTCGAGTGCCCTGCTGCTGCGGGACGGCGCGCACTTCGCGCACATCACCCACCACGCCGACTACCTCAACCCCCACCGGGACCCCGCGAGCCCGAACCAGGTGGACAAGTCCCTGCAGACCACGCGCCGCTTCGACGCCCTCAAGCTGTGGGTCACCCTGCGCTCCCTGGGCGCGGACACCCTGGGCATCCTGTTCGACGCCACCCTGGACCTGGCCGCCGAGGCCGGCCGCCTCGTGGCGGACACGCCGGGACTCGTGCTGGCCGCGCCCGTCCAGCTGGGCACCGTGGTGTTCCGCTACGAGCCGGCGCTCGACGACGGCCGGCCCGCCGGGTCCGGCGGCGAGCGCCCCGGCGACAGGCACCCCGACGGTACCGCGGCCGAGGGCCCGGGGCCCGGCGGCACCGTCCCGGGCCCCGCCGCCGTCGACGCCCTCAACGACGCCGTCCGCCGCGCCCTGTACCGCTCGGGGGAGGCGATGGTCGCCGCGACCACCGTGGCCGGCCGCCGGCACCTGAAGCTCACCCTGCTCAACCCGCGCACCACCCCCGAGGACGTGGCCGCGATCCTCGACGGCATTCTCCGGCACGGCCGCGTCCTGGCCCGGACGGCGGTGGCGGCATGA
- a CDS encoding lysine N(6)-hydroxylase/L-ornithine N(5)-oxygenase family protein: protein MSTTHETPTHDVLAIGAGPFNLGLAALAGPAGVDAVVLEAREGPQWHPGMMLEGTHLQVPFLADLVTMADPTHPLSFLAFLKETGRLYPFYIREDFHALRPEYARYLAWAAERLPVRYGHRVETVDHDGRAYTVTATTPDGPRTLRARSLVLGTGTEPVMPDAVPVALRADPRVVHSAGYLPARERLAAAGRVAVVGSGQSAAEVFTDLLGGLIGGTPGAGHRHLTWVTRSPRFVPMEYTKPTLEMTSPDYIDHFTALPQAVRDRLSAGQAALYKGVNADLLNRLYDMLYEASVHGPVPATLRTATTLEHLEDRGGELVLSLRHADDGGVHECRADAVVLATGYGYREPAFLAGIEDRLRRLPDGRWDVDRGYGIGRHGDVFVQNAELHTHGFTAPDLGMGAYRNALIVNRLAGHEHYAVERRIAFQDFGTPGAHEPYAPFTTGATATRPTDPAAHAARLEEALR, encoded by the coding sequence ATGAGCACGACGCACGAGACCCCCACGCACGACGTCCTCGCGATCGGCGCCGGGCCGTTCAACCTCGGGCTGGCCGCCCTCGCCGGGCCGGCCGGGGTGGACGCCGTGGTCCTCGAGGCCCGCGAGGGGCCGCAGTGGCACCCCGGCATGATGCTCGAGGGCACGCACCTGCAGGTCCCGTTCCTCGCCGACCTCGTGACCATGGCCGATCCCACGCACCCGCTGTCCTTCCTGGCGTTCCTCAAGGAGACCGGCCGGCTGTACCCGTTCTACATCCGGGAGGACTTCCACGCCCTGCGTCCCGAGTACGCGCGGTACCTCGCCTGGGCCGCCGAGCGGCTGCCGGTCCGCTACGGCCACCGGGTGGAAACCGTCGACCACGACGGCCGGGCGTACACCGTCACCGCCACCACCCCGGACGGCCCGCGCACCCTGCGCGCCCGGTCCCTCGTGCTCGGCACCGGCACGGAGCCGGTGATGCCCGACGCCGTCCCGGTCGCCCTGCGCGCGGATCCCCGCGTGGTGCACTCGGCCGGGTACCTGCCCGCCCGGGAGCGGCTGGCCGCGGCCGGGCGCGTGGCCGTCGTCGGCAGCGGCCAGAGCGCGGCCGAGGTGTTCACGGACCTGCTCGGCGGCCTCATCGGCGGGACCCCGGGTGCCGGCCACCGGCACCTGACGTGGGTGACCCGCTCGCCGCGGTTCGTGCCCATGGAGTACACCAAGCCGACCCTGGAGATGACGTCCCCGGACTACATCGACCACTTCACGGCGCTGCCGCAGGCGGTGCGGGACCGGCTCTCCGCCGGCCAGGCCGCGCTGTACAAGGGTGTCAACGCGGACCTGCTCAACCGGCTCTACGACATGCTCTACGAGGCCAGCGTGCACGGTCCCGTCCCGGCGACGCTGCGCACCGCCACCACGCTCGAGCACCTCGAGGACCGGGGTGGGGAGCTGGTGCTCTCCCTGCGCCACGCGGACGACGGCGGGGTGCACGAGTGCCGCGCGGACGCCGTCGTGCTGGCCACCGGGTACGGCTACCGCGAGCCGGCGTTCCTGGCCGGGATCGAGGACCGGCTGCGGCGGCTGCCGGACGGGCGCTGGGACGTGGACCGCGGCTACGGCATCGGCCGCCACGGCGACGTGTTCGTGCAGAACGCCGAGCTGCACACCCACGGCTTCACCGCCCCCGACCTGGGCATGGGCGCCTACCGCAACGCGCTGATCGTGAACCGGCTCGCCGGGCACGAGCACTACGCCGTGGAGCGGCGCATCGCCTTCCAGGACTTCGGCACGCCCGGCGCCCACGAGCCGTACGCCCCCTTCACCACCGGCGCAACCGCCACCCGTCCCACCGACCCCGCGGCCCACGCCGCCCGCCTCGAGGAGGCCCTGCGATGA
- a CDS encoding GNAT family N-acetyltransferase, giving the protein MTPTTPRPTTAADPTTQASATPPGAPRFAFRPVRPAEDAALLHAWTSPERARFWGLTGASMAEVRAEHERLAADPHHRALLALDRERGDRPAFLLETYDPAHSVLAGRYAWQHGDAGLHLLLPDPAQAGGAEPGFSAAALEASLEHVFADPAVLRVVVEPDARNTAIQALNARCGFRPVGRIELPADGGAPAKTAQLSFCTRVDFAAATGRPSGAVAHLDPARWAAANRHVTAKAIAEFSHERLLAPVPDPDAQPEAGTGTGAAAWLLEGPGMRYRFRARRHALDHWDVDAGSLTCERRTEGPGWTEEAPDAQRFVTAFRDVLGISAAQLPVYLEEVGSTLASHCYKQLHSTATAAELAAGTGDPVADFQRLEAAMTEGHPCFVANNGRLGLGAEDYLALAPETGSALPLEWVAAHRSRARFTAVDGLDLDQLLAAELGPGLREAFRSRLAAACARTGLDPEEFLPLPVHPWQWRNRLSVTFAADVATGHLVHLGPTEDLYQPQQSIRTFLNRTRPERHYVKTALSVLNMGFLRGLSAAYMESTPAINDWLAGLFADDPELDPERVQLIREVAAVGYSNPLFHEATDRHSPYRKMLAALWRESPATRIGPGEDLATMASLLHVDRHGTPFVAELVRRSGLGAEDWLGRYLEAYLVPLVHCLVRHDLVFMPHGENVILVLREGVPVRVLLKDLAEEVVVLGDRTDLPPEVERLRAEVADEDHGLSVLTDIVDCFLRFLAPLLVREGLVTEERFWAVVAGRLTDYRARHPESAERFDSLGLLAPAFRLSCLNRLQLRNNQQMIDLADPAGSLAYAGELENPIAAAAEATAEVTAGVPVPAGAPA; this is encoded by the coding sequence ATGACCCCGACGACCCCCCGCCCCACGACCGCTGCGGACCCCACGACCCAGGCGTCCGCGACGCCCCCGGGAGCCCCGCGCTTCGCCTTCCGCCCCGTGCGCCCGGCGGAGGACGCCGCCCTGCTGCACGCCTGGACCTCCCCGGAGCGGGCGCGCTTCTGGGGACTGACCGGCGCGTCCATGGCGGAGGTCCGCGCCGAGCACGAGCGCCTCGCGGCCGACCCGCACCACCGGGCGCTGCTGGCCCTGGACCGCGAGCGCGGCGACCGGCCGGCGTTCCTGCTGGAGACCTACGACCCGGCGCACTCGGTGCTGGCCGGCCGGTACGCGTGGCAGCACGGCGACGCCGGGCTGCACCTGCTGCTGCCCGACCCGGCCCAGGCCGGCGGCGCGGAGCCCGGGTTCAGCGCCGCTGCCCTCGAGGCCTCGCTCGAGCACGTCTTCGCGGACCCGGCCGTGCTGCGCGTGGTCGTGGAGCCCGACGCGCGGAACACCGCGATCCAGGCCCTCAACGCCCGCTGCGGCTTCCGCCCGGTGGGCCGGATCGAGCTCCCGGCCGACGGCGGGGCGCCGGCGAAGACCGCGCAGCTGTCCTTCTGCACGCGCGTGGACTTCGCGGCGGCGACCGGCCGGCCCAGTGGGGCCGTCGCCCACCTGGACCCGGCGCGCTGGGCCGCGGCCAACCGGCACGTCACCGCCAAGGCGATCGCGGAGTTCAGCCACGAGCGGCTGCTCGCCCCCGTCCCGGACCCGGACGCGCAGCCCGAGGCGGGCACGGGAACGGGAGCCGCCGCGTGGCTGCTGGAGGGACCCGGGATGCGCTACCGGTTCCGCGCCCGGCGCCACGCCCTGGACCACTGGGACGTCGACGCCGGCTCGCTCACCTGCGAGCGCCGGACCGAGGGGCCCGGGTGGACCGAGGAGGCCCCCGACGCCCAGCGGTTCGTCACGGCCTTCCGGGACGTCCTGGGCATCTCGGCGGCCCAGCTGCCGGTGTACCTCGAGGAGGTCGGCAGCACGCTGGCCTCGCACTGCTACAAGCAGCTGCACTCCACCGCCACGGCGGCGGAGCTCGCCGCCGGCACCGGCGACCCCGTGGCGGACTTCCAGCGGCTCGAGGCGGCGATGACGGAGGGGCACCCGTGCTTCGTGGCCAACAACGGCCGCCTCGGGCTCGGCGCCGAGGACTACCTCGCGCTGGCCCCGGAGACGGGATCCGCCCTGCCCCTGGAGTGGGTGGCCGCGCACCGCAGCCGGGCCCGGTTCACGGCGGTCGACGGCCTGGACCTCGACCAACTCCTGGCGGCGGAGCTCGGCCCGGGACTGCGCGAGGCCTTCCGGTCCCGGCTGGCCGCCGCGTGCGCGCGCACCGGCCTGGACCCCGAGGAGTTCCTCCCCCTGCCGGTGCACCCCTGGCAGTGGCGGAACCGGCTCTCGGTGACCTTCGCCGCCGACGTCGCCACGGGCCACCTCGTGCACCTGGGCCCGACCGAGGACCTGTACCAGCCGCAGCAGTCCATCCGGACGTTCCTGAACCGCACCCGCCCGGAGCGCCACTACGTCAAGACCGCCCTGTCCGTGCTCAACATGGGCTTCCTCCGCGGGCTCTCCGCGGCCTACATGGAGTCCACCCCGGCCATCAACGACTGGCTCGCCGGGCTGTTCGCGGACGACCCCGAGCTGGACCCGGAGCGGGTCCAGCTCATCCGGGAGGTCGCCGCCGTGGGGTACTCCAACCCGCTGTTCCACGAGGCGACGGACCGGCACTCGCCCTACCGCAAGATGCTCGCGGCGCTGTGGCGCGAGTCCCCGGCCACCCGGATCGGCCCGGGCGAGGACCTCGCCACCATGGCCTCGCTGCTGCACGTGGACCGGCACGGCACCCCGTTCGTGGCCGAGCTCGTCCGGCGCTCCGGGCTCGGGGCCGAGGACTGGCTCGGGCGCTACCTCGAGGCCTACCTGGTCCCGCTCGTGCACTGCCTCGTGCGCCACGACCTCGTGTTCATGCCGCACGGGGAGAACGTCATCCTCGTGCTGCGCGAGGGCGTCCCGGTGCGGGTGCTGCTCAAGGACCTCGCGGAGGAGGTCGTCGTGCTCGGGGACCGCACGGACCTGCCGCCCGAGGTCGAGCGGCTGCGGGCCGAGGTGGCGGACGAGGACCACGGGCTGTCCGTCCTGACGGACATCGTGGACTGCTTCCTGCGCTTCCTCGCCCCGCTCCTGGTGCGCGAGGGGCTGGTCACCGAGGAGCGGTTCTGGGCGGTCGTCGCCGGCCGGCTCACGGACTACCGGGCCCGCCACCCGGAGTCGGCCGAGCGGTTCGACTCCCTCGGCCTGCTGGCCCCCGCCTTCCGGCTGTCCTGCCTGAACCGCCTGCAGCTGCGCAACAACCAGCAGATGATCGACCTGGCGGACCCGGCCGGCTCGCTGGCCTACGCCGGGGAGCTGGAGAACCCGATCGCCGCGGCGGCGGAGGCCACGGCGGAGGTCACGGCGGGGGTCCCGGTGCCGGCCGGCGCCCCGGCGTAG
- a CDS encoding 3-hydroxyacyl-CoA dehydrogenase family protein, whose product MTESTAPTGASAPTAVQATVPATVGVLGGGRMGAGIAHAFLIKGSDVVVVERDEAAAEAAQERVESSTAKSLERGVLDGNLDAILERFSVSVDRSAFDDRELVIEAVPEDWDLKVSSLQAVERHLSETAVLASNTSSLSVTGLAEQLQRPERFLGLHFFNPVPASTLVEVVIGKQTAPELVDAARGWTAGLGKTAVVVNDAPGFASSRLGVAIALEAMRMVEEGVASAEDIDNAMVLGYRHPTGPLRTTDIVGLDVRLGIAEYLASTLGERFAPPAILREKVARGELGRKTGKGFFDWE is encoded by the coding sequence ATGACCGAATCGACCGCACCGACCGGGGCGTCCGCCCCCACCGCCGTCCAGGCCACCGTGCCCGCCACCGTGGGCGTGCTCGGCGGCGGGCGGATGGGCGCCGGGATCGCCCACGCCTTCCTGATCAAGGGCTCCGACGTCGTGGTCGTGGAGCGGGACGAGGCCGCGGCCGAGGCCGCGCAGGAGCGCGTGGAGTCCTCGACCGCGAAGTCCCTCGAGCGCGGCGTGCTGGACGGGAACCTCGACGCGATCCTGGAGCGGTTCTCCGTCTCCGTGGACCGCTCCGCGTTCGACGACCGCGAGCTGGTGATCGAGGCCGTGCCGGAGGACTGGGACCTGAAGGTGTCCTCCCTGCAGGCGGTGGAGCGGCACCTGTCCGAGACTGCCGTGCTGGCCTCGAACACCTCCAGCCTGTCCGTGACCGGCCTCGCGGAGCAGCTGCAGCGCCCGGAGCGGTTCCTCGGCCTGCACTTCTTCAACCCGGTGCCGGCCTCCACCCTCGTGGAGGTGGTGATCGGCAAGCAGACCGCCCCCGAGCTGGTGGACGCGGCCCGCGGCTGGACCGCCGGCCTGGGCAAGACCGCCGTGGTGGTCAACGACGCCCCGGGCTTCGCCTCGTCCCGGCTGGGCGTGGCGATCGCCCTGGAGGCGATGCGGATGGTCGAGGAGGGCGTGGCCAGCGCCGAGGACATCGACAACGCGATGGTGCTGGGCTACAGGCACCCCACCGGGCCGCTGCGCACCACGGACATCGTGGGGCTGGACGTGCGCCTGGGCATCGCCGAGTACCTCGCCTCGACCCTGGGCGAGCGGTTCGCCCCGCCGGCCATCCTGCGGGAGAAGGTCGCCCGCGGCGAGCTCGGCCGCAAGACCGGCAAGGGCTTCTTCGACTGGGAGTGA
- a CDS encoding enoyl-CoA hydratase/isomerase family protein — MTATLEAREFTTLQLEEREDRLVARLHRPEVRNAIDQAMVDELHAVCAHLERSPKVLILTGTPSDPEAGTKGIFASGADIAQLRERRRDDALAGINSTIFDRIAKLPMPVIAALDGYALGGGAELAYAADFRIGTEALRMGNPETNLGILAAAGATWRLRELVGEPLAKEVLLAGKVLKGAECLAAGLITELVEPEALMDAAHALADRIAAQDPLAVRITKSVFHTPREVHPVIDTLAQGMLFESQAKFDRMQAFLDKKNRK; from the coding sequence ATGACGGCGACGCTGGAGGCCCGGGAGTTCACCACGCTGCAGCTCGAGGAGCGCGAGGACCGGCTCGTCGCCCGGCTGCACCGCCCGGAGGTCCGCAACGCGATCGACCAGGCGATGGTGGACGAGCTGCACGCCGTCTGCGCCCACCTGGAGCGCAGCCCCAAGGTGCTCATCCTCACCGGGACGCCGTCCGACCCGGAGGCCGGGACGAAGGGCATCTTCGCCTCCGGCGCGGACATCGCCCAGCTGCGCGAGCGGCGCCGGGACGACGCCCTGGCCGGGATCAACTCCACGATCTTCGACCGGATCGCGAAGCTGCCGATGCCGGTGATCGCCGCCCTGGACGGCTACGCCCTGGGTGGCGGGGCCGAGCTGGCCTACGCCGCGGACTTCCGCATCGGCACCGAGGCCCTGCGCATGGGCAACCCCGAGACGAACCTCGGCATCCTGGCCGCCGCCGGCGCCACGTGGCGGCTGCGGGAGCTCGTGGGGGAGCCGCTGGCCAAGGAGGTCCTGCTCGCCGGCAAGGTGCTCAAGGGCGCCGAGTGCCTGGCCGCCGGGCTCATCACCGAGCTGGTGGAGCCGGAGGCCCTGATGGACGCCGCGCACGCGCTGGCCGACCGGATCGCCGCGCAGGACCCGTTGGCCGTGCGCATCACCAAGTCCGTGTTCCACACCCCGCGGGAGGTCCATCCCGTGATCGACACCCTGGCCCAGGGCATGCTCTTCGAGTCCCAGGCCAAGTTCGACCGGATGCAGGCGTTTCTCGACAAGAAGAACAGGAAGTAG
- a CDS encoding acetyl-CoA C-acyltransferase — protein MTAAFLVGGARTPVGRYGGALSSVRPDDLAALVVGAAVERAGIDPGVVDEVILGNANGAGEENRNVARMAWLLNGFPDHVPGITVNRLCASGMSAIQMASHMIQAGEADVVVAGGVESMSRAPWVMEKPAKPFAKPGEVYDTSIGWRFPNPAFLSGEYSRDGKATYSMPETAEEVARVYGTSREDCDAFAVRSHERALAAIEAGRFAAEIVPVTVKGRKGAETVVDTDEGPRPGTTLEVLAGLRPVVKGGSVVTAGNASTLNDGASAIIVASEAAIEKYGLAPRARILGGASAGLAPEIMGMGPVPSSRKVLERTGTAVGDLAAVELNEAFASQSLASMRELGLDAGIVNNDGGAISLGHPLGSSGSRLVITLLGRLEREASAGARGLATMCVGVGQGSALLVEAV, from the coding sequence ATGACTGCAGCATTCCTCGTCGGCGGTGCCCGCACCCCCGTCGGCCGCTACGGCGGCGCCCTGTCCTCCGTCCGCCCCGACGACCTGGCCGCCCTGGTGGTCGGCGCCGCCGTCGAGCGCGCCGGCATCGACCCGGGCGTGGTGGACGAGGTCATCCTCGGCAATGCCAACGGCGCCGGCGAGGAGAACCGCAACGTGGCCCGCATGGCGTGGCTGCTCAACGGCTTCCCGGACCACGTGCCGGGCATCACGGTCAACCGCCTGTGCGCCTCCGGGATGAGCGCCATCCAGATGGCCTCGCACATGATCCAGGCCGGGGAGGCGGACGTCGTCGTCGCCGGCGGCGTGGAGTCCATGTCCCGCGCCCCCTGGGTGATGGAGAAGCCGGCCAAGCCCTTCGCCAAGCCCGGCGAGGTCTACGACACCTCCATCGGCTGGCGCTTCCCCAACCCCGCCTTCCTGTCCGGGGAGTACTCCCGGGATGGCAAGGCCACGTACTCGATGCCGGAGACCGCCGAGGAGGTCGCCCGCGTCTACGGCACCTCCCGCGAGGACTGCGACGCCTTCGCGGTGCGCTCCCACGAGCGTGCCCTGGCCGCCATCGAGGCCGGCCGCTTCGCCGCGGAGATCGTCCCCGTGACGGTCAAGGGCCGCAAGGGCGCCGAGACGGTCGTGGACACGGACGAGGGCCCGCGCCCGGGCACCACCCTCGAGGTCCTCGCCGGCCTGCGCCCGGTCGTCAAGGGCGGCTCCGTGGTGACCGCGGGCAACGCCTCCACGCTCAACGACGGCGCCTCGGCGATCATCGTGGCCTCCGAGGCCGCGATCGAGAAGTACGGGCTCGCCCCGCGCGCCCGCATCCTGGGCGGTGCCTCCGCCGGGCTGGCCCCGGAGATCATGGGCATGGGCCCGGTCCCGTCCTCCCGCAAGGTGCTCGAGCGCACCGGGACCGCGGTCGGCGACCTGGCCGCCGTCGAGCTCAACGAGGCCTTCGCCTCCCAGTCGCTGGCCAGCATGCGCGAGCTCGGCCTGGACGCCGGCATCGTCAACAACGACGGCGGCGCGATCTCCCTGGGGCACCCGCTCGGCTCCTCGGGCTCCCGCCTCGTCATCACCCTGCTGGGCCGGCTCGAGCGCGAGGCCTCGGCCGGGGCGCGCGGCCTGGCAACCATGTGCGTGGGCGTCGGCCAGGGCTCCGCCCTGCTGGTGGAGGCGGTCTGA
- a CDS encoding M24 family metallopeptidase yields the protein MATSYPYVGPAAGDHPGAAAVPDLPADSPDVRAPLFSAEEYAGRLRAVRRRMAAQGLSALVVTDPANLFYLTGYDAWSFYTPQMLFVPAEGDMLLFLREMDAHGAFRTSWLPAEQVIGYPERYVHRPHLHPFDWVAFALRRRELIAPAARGCVGLEMDSHFFSPKAYRALVNALPEWTLVDSFELVNWVRAVKSAAEVQYLRTAARVTTAAMQAAIDAIEPGVPQHHVAARIAAAQVLGAEEAWGDFPAIAPMLPTGASADTPHLTWSDRVLREGEAVVVELAGVHRRYHVPLARTVMLGPPTDELLRLEEAVAAGLQAVLDVTAAGVPVRDLSAAWNRTLAAHGLEKPSRLGYSIGIGYPPDWGERTISIRSEDETVLAEDMTFHLICGMWMTGYGYEASESIRVTATGTETLTAFPRALIRK from the coding sequence ATGGCCACCTCCTACCCGTACGTCGGCCCCGCCGCCGGCGACCACCCCGGAGCCGCCGCGGTCCCGGACCTGCCGGCGGACTCGCCGGACGTGCGGGCCCCGCTGTTCTCCGCGGAGGAGTACGCCGGGCGCCTGCGCGCGGTCCGCCGCCGGATGGCCGCCCAGGGACTCTCCGCCCTGGTCGTCACGGACCCGGCGAACCTGTTCTACCTCACGGGCTACGACGCGTGGTCCTTCTACACCCCGCAGATGCTCTTCGTCCCGGCCGAGGGGGACATGCTCCTGTTCCTGCGGGAGATGGACGCCCACGGCGCGTTCCGGACCTCGTGGCTGCCCGCGGAGCAGGTCATCGGCTACCCCGAGCGGTACGTGCACCGGCCCCACCTGCACCCCTTCGACTGGGTCGCCTTCGCCCTGCGGCGCCGCGAGCTGATCGCCCCCGCCGCACGCGGCTGCGTGGGGCTGGAGATGGACTCCCACTTCTTCTCCCCCAAGGCCTACCGGGCCCTGGTCAACGCCCTGCCCGAGTGGACGCTGGTCGACTCGTTCGAGCTGGTGAACTGGGTGCGCGCCGTGAAGTCCGCGGCCGAGGTCCAGTACCTGCGCACGGCCGCGCGCGTGACCACCGCCGCGATGCAGGCGGCGATCGACGCGATCGAGCCGGGCGTCCCCCAGCACCACGTGGCGGCGCGCATCGCCGCCGCCCAGGTGCTGGGCGCGGAGGAGGCGTGGGGCGACTTCCCCGCCATCGCCCCCATGCTCCCGACCGGCGCCTCCGCGGACACGCCCCACCTGACGTGGTCGGACCGGGTGCTGCGGGAGGGCGAGGCCGTGGTCGTGGAGCTGGCCGGGGTGCACCGGCGCTATCACGTCCCACTGGCCCGGACGGTGATGCTCGGCCCACCGACGGACGAGCTGCTGCGCCTGGAGGAGGCCGTGGCCGCGGGGCTCCAGGCAGTCCTGGACGTCACCGCCGCGGGCGTGCCGGTGCGGGACCTCTCCGCGGCCTGGAACCGGACGCTGGCCGCCCACGGCCTGGAGAAGCCCAGCCGGCTGGGCTACTCCATCGGCATCGGCTACCCGCCGGACTGGGGCGAGCGCACCATCAGCATCCGCTCGGAGGACGAGACCGTCCTGGCCGAGGACATGACCTTCCACCTCATCTGCGGCATGTGGATGACCGGCTACGGCTACGAGGCCTCCGAGTCCATCCGCGTCACCGCCACCGGGACCGAGACCCTGACCGCCTTCCCCCGAGCCCTCATCAGGAAGTGA